A section of the Mycolicibacterium anyangense genome encodes:
- a CDS encoding non-ribosomal peptide synthetase, whose translation MERDDRVLPLTRAQLDIWLDQEMGHSGTEWQVGLLVHIEGAVDLDALQWSITRVMQEAEPLRVTCFEDDGQVYQRPVDYPEIDIEFHDLTAADDPAAEARARALAIQRTPMPFTGPLFRYAIFQTRAAEYFVFGCFHHIVMDAAGIGLFGNRVASVYSAIVSGEPIPPAYFGSLADLVEFESAYESSADYAADLAYWTENLPAETGSANPSTPVSDEPDPNFSSAPVELDPAVLRRVQQLADRWNMPRSSVITAASAILMRPWCAEGSEVVLDFPVGRRVAPEAKTMPGMVAGVVPLVLQVAAASTVAELCTHVDARIREALEHQRFPVQALGRKAHLRNSGQSAERVVVDFFPNAFALDFGGIDATATMTNSGFVGDFGLIFSGVGDELFLGTLGAGRLFCKFDAADLARRLERVLVAMIADPGRRLSSVDVLDADEHARSDEAGNRAALTGAPGEPVSIAAAFAAQAARTPDAVALSADGQSLAYRELDEASNRLAHALTSHGVGPGQRVAVLLPRSAGAIVAILAAVKIGAAYIPIDPSVPVTRMDFVLDDSAPAAIITNTELSGRLDGRDVLVVIVDDLDLAGHPATAVPEPSADDTAYIIYTSGTTGKPKGVAIPQRNVTQLLATLDAEMNLAGLVWTQFHSLAFDYSVWEIWGPLLYGGRLVVVPDAVVRSPEEFLALLVDEKVSVLSQTPSAFYALQAADALGPELGQRLALQAVVFGGEALEPQRLRGWLDNHPQAPRLINMYGITETTVHASFREITAADVETAVSPIGVPLAHLGFFVLDAWLQPVPAGVVGELYVAGAGLADGYVGRPGLSATRFVACPFGAPGERMYRTGDLMWWGADGQLRYVGRADEQVKIRGYRIELGEVQAALSAVDGVGHAEVIVREDRPGDKRLVGYATGEVDPAAVRTAMAARLPEYMVPAAIVVIDAMPLTVNGKLDKRALPAPEYQDSESYRPPADAVEQILADIYAQVLGLDRVGVDESFFELGGDSILSMQVVARARAAGVLCRPRDIFVEQTVARLARVAMVSDGSPDAVDEGTGAVRATPIISWLKDIPGPTDQFNQTVLLQAPAGAGEGDVVAVLQALLDRHAMLRLRVGDDWSLTVPDAGTIDAQSLLSVTDVVSDESVAAARSRLNPVTGVMLSALWATATRQLVLIVHHLAVDGVSWRILLEDVNIAWAQLRGGHDIVLPDPGTSFQRWAAILSEHARDDDVVAQARTWKQIAKVPAVLPPLQPEVDTLDNAGTLSMDLDVETTRTLLGEVPTAFHAGIHEILLITFAVAVDAMFGTGGTLAIDVEGHGRDEELAAEVDLSRTVGWFTTKYPVALTLDAIDWPQVSAGGAALGNLVKDAKEQLRTLPDGLTYGVLRYLNDDVDLDGADPAIGFNYLGRLGGPEGTDGVWEMSADGWSVTRAAASIPMPLVHTLELNAGTVDTDRGPQLRAGWTWATSVLNEKQVALLSTRWFEVLEGICAHVAGGGGGLTPSDIAVSLSQKQIDELARQYADR comes from the coding sequence ATGGAACGTGACGATCGCGTGCTGCCGCTGACGCGCGCACAACTAGACATCTGGCTCGATCAGGAGATGGGCCACTCCGGGACGGAGTGGCAGGTCGGTCTGCTGGTGCACATCGAGGGTGCGGTCGATCTCGACGCCTTGCAGTGGTCGATCACCCGGGTCATGCAGGAGGCGGAGCCGCTGCGCGTGACCTGCTTCGAGGACGACGGCCAGGTGTACCAGCGGCCCGTCGATTACCCCGAGATCGATATCGAATTCCACGACCTCACCGCCGCCGACGATCCGGCCGCCGAGGCCAGGGCGCGGGCGCTGGCGATCCAGCGCACTCCGATGCCGTTCACCGGACCGCTGTTCCGGTATGCCATCTTCCAGACCCGGGCCGCCGAGTACTTCGTCTTCGGCTGCTTCCACCACATCGTGATGGACGCCGCGGGTATCGGTCTGTTCGGCAACCGGGTGGCCTCGGTGTACTCCGCGATCGTGTCCGGCGAGCCCATCCCGCCCGCCTACTTCGGCTCACTGGCCGATCTGGTCGAGTTCGAATCGGCGTACGAGTCCTCCGCCGACTACGCCGCGGACCTCGCGTACTGGACCGAGAACCTGCCCGCCGAAACCGGTTCGGCCAACCCGTCGACGCCAGTGTCCGACGAGCCGGACCCCAACTTCAGCTCCGCACCGGTGGAGCTGGACCCCGCCGTCCTGCGTCGGGTCCAGCAGCTCGCCGACCGGTGGAACATGCCGCGCTCCTCGGTGATCACCGCAGCATCGGCGATCCTGATGCGCCCCTGGTGCGCCGAGGGATCCGAGGTCGTGCTCGACTTCCCGGTCGGTCGCCGGGTGGCTCCGGAAGCCAAGACCATGCCGGGCATGGTCGCCGGTGTGGTGCCGCTGGTGCTGCAGGTCGCCGCCGCATCAACCGTCGCCGAACTGTGCACCCACGTCGACGCCAGGATCCGCGAGGCCTTGGAGCATCAGCGGTTCCCGGTGCAGGCACTGGGCCGTAAGGCACATCTGCGCAATTCCGGGCAGTCCGCCGAACGCGTGGTGGTCGACTTCTTCCCCAATGCGTTCGCGCTCGACTTCGGCGGGATCGACGCGACGGCGACGATGACGAACTCCGGATTCGTCGGTGACTTCGGTCTGATCTTCTCCGGCGTGGGTGACGAACTGTTCCTCGGCACGCTGGGCGCGGGCCGGCTGTTCTGCAAGTTCGACGCCGCCGATCTGGCCCGGCGCCTGGAACGGGTGCTGGTGGCCATGATCGCCGACCCGGGCCGGCGGCTGTCCTCGGTCGACGTGCTCGACGCCGACGAGCATGCCCGCTCCGATGAGGCCGGCAATCGTGCCGCGCTCACCGGTGCACCGGGCGAGCCGGTCTCGATCGCGGCGGCGTTCGCCGCGCAGGCGGCCCGCACTCCCGACGCGGTGGCGCTGAGCGCCGACGGCCAGTCGCTGGCCTATCGGGAGCTGGACGAGGCCTCGAACCGCCTGGCCCATGCGCTGACCAGCCACGGTGTCGGTCCCGGGCAGCGGGTTGCGGTCCTGCTGCCCCGGTCGGCCGGAGCCATCGTCGCGATACTGGCGGCGGTCAAGATCGGCGCGGCTTACATCCCGATCGACCCGTCCGTGCCCGTCACCCGCATGGACTTCGTGCTCGACGACTCGGCACCGGCCGCCATCATCACCAACACCGAACTCTCCGGTCGCCTCGACGGGCGAGACGTGCTCGTCGTCATCGTCGATGATCTGGATCTCGCCGGCCACCCGGCCACCGCAGTGCCCGAGCCGTCGGCCGACGACACCGCCTACATCATCTACACCTCCGGCACCACGGGTAAGCCCAAGGGCGTGGCGATACCGCAGCGCAACGTCACCCAGCTGCTGGCGACCCTCGACGCGGAGATGAACCTGGCCGGGCTGGTCTGGACCCAGTTCCACTCGCTGGCGTTCGACTATTCGGTGTGGGAGATCTGGGGCCCGCTGCTCTACGGCGGTCGCCTGGTGGTGGTGCCGGACGCGGTGGTGCGCTCACCGGAAGAGTTCCTGGCGCTGCTGGTCGACGAAAAGGTCAGCGTGCTCAGCCAGACGCCATCGGCGTTCTACGCGCTGCAGGCCGCTGACGCGCTGGGCCCGGAACTCGGTCAGCGACTGGCGCTGCAGGCCGTGGTGTTCGGTGGGGAAGCCCTTGAGCCGCAACGCCTTCGGGGTTGGCTGGACAACCATCCGCAGGCCCCGCGGCTGATCAACATGTACGGCATCACCGAGACCACGGTGCACGCGTCGTTCCGGGAGATCACCGCCGCGGACGTCGAGACCGCCGTCAGCCCGATCGGTGTGCCCCTGGCGCACCTGGGCTTCTTCGTCCTCGACGCCTGGCTGCAGCCGGTGCCCGCCGGTGTGGTTGGCGAGCTGTACGTGGCCGGCGCCGGATTGGCCGACGGGTACGTGGGCCGGCCCGGGCTGAGCGCGACCCGGTTCGTGGCGTGCCCGTTCGGGGCGCCCGGTGAGCGGATGTACCGCACCGGTGACCTGATGTGGTGGGGCGCCGACGGTCAGCTGCGCTACGTTGGCCGGGCCGACGAGCAGGTCAAGATCCGCGGTTACCGCATCGAACTCGGCGAGGTCCAGGCCGCGCTCAGTGCCGTCGACGGGGTGGGTCACGCCGAGGTGATCGTGCGCGAAGACCGCCCCGGCGACAAGCGACTGGTGGGCTACGCCACCGGTGAGGTCGACCCCGCCGCGGTGCGGACCGCGATGGCCGCGCGTCTGCCGGAGTACATGGTGCCCGCCGCGATCGTGGTGATCGACGCGATGCCGTTGACGGTCAACGGCAAGCTCGACAAGCGCGCGCTGCCCGCACCGGAGTACCAGGACAGCGAGTCCTACCGGCCGCCAGCGGATGCCGTGGAGCAGATCCTGGCCGATATCTACGCCCAGGTGCTCGGCCTGGATCGGGTCGGCGTCGACGAGTCGTTCTTCGAACTCGGCGGCGACAGCATCCTGTCGATGCAGGTGGTCGCCCGGGCCCGGGCCGCCGGTGTGCTGTGCCGCCCGCGCGACATCTTCGTCGAGCAGACCGTGGCCCGGCTGGCCAGGGTCGCCATGGTCAGCGACGGCTCGCCCGATGCGGTCGATGAGGGCACCGGAGCGGTACGCGCCACCCCGATCATCAGCTGGCTCAAGGACATTCCGGGACCGACGGACCAGTTCAACCAGACGGTGCTGCTGCAGGCCCCCGCCGGTGCCGGCGAAGGCGACGTGGTGGCGGTGCTGCAGGCCCTGCTCGATCGGCACGCCATGCTGCGGCTGCGGGTTGGCGACGACTGGTCGCTGACGGTGCCCGACGCCGGAACCATCGACGCCCAGTCCCTGCTGAGCGTCACCGATGTCGTCTCGGATGAATCGGTGGCGGCGGCGCGCTCGCGGCTGAACCCGGTTACCGGTGTCATGCTCAGTGCGTTGTGGGCCACCGCCACTCGTCAACTGGTGCTGATCGTCCACCACCTCGCGGTGGACGGGGTGTCGTGGCGCATCCTGCTCGAGGACGTCAACATCGCCTGGGCGCAGCTGCGCGGCGGGCACGACATCGTCCTGCCGGACCCGGGGACCTCGTTCCAGCGTTGGGCCGCAATCCTTTCCGAGCATGCCCGCGACGACGACGTGGTGGCGCAGGCGCGGACCTGGAAGCAGATCGCGAAGGTGCCGGCCGTCTTGCCGCCGCTGCAGCCCGAGGTGGACACCCTGGACAACGCCGGGACGCTGTCGATGGACCTGGACGTCGAAACCACCCGCACCCTGCTCGGTGAGGTGCCCACCGCGTTCCACGCCGGCATCCACGAAATCCTGTTGATCACCTTCGCCGTCGCGGTCGACGCGATGTTCGGCACCGGCGGCACCCTCGCCATCGACGTGGAGGGCCACGGCCGTGACGAGGAATTGGCCGCTGAGGTCGACCTGTCGCGCACCGTCGGCTGGTTCACCACCAAATATCCGGTGGCACTGACGCTCGACGCGATCGACTGGCCCCAGGTGTCCGCGGGCGGTGCGGCGCTGGGCAACCTGGTCAAGGACGCCAAGGAACAACTGCGCACCCTGCCCGATGGCCTGACCTACGGCGTGCTGCGCTACCTCAACGACGATGTCGATCTGGACGGGGCCGACCCGGCGATCGGCTTCAACTATCTGGGCCGCCTCGGTGGACCCGAGGGCACCGACGGGGTGTGGGAGATGAGTGCGGACGGCTGGTCGGTCACCCGTGCCGCCGCGTCGATCCCGATGCCGTTGGTCCATACCCTGGAACTCAACGCCGGCACCGTCGACACCGACCGGGGACCGCAGCTGCGGGCCGGTTGGACGTGGGCGACGTCGGTGCTGAACGAGAAGCAGGTCGCCCTTCTGAGCACGCGGTGGTTCGAGGTACTCGAAGGTATCTGCGCACACGTCGCAGGCGGTGGCGGTGGGCTGACGCCGTCCGACATTGCAGTGAGCCTGAGCCAGAAGCAAATCGACGAGCTTGCGCGCCAGTATGCGGATCGCTGA
- a CDS encoding DUF2505 domain-containing protein has translation MAHSLDVVADSVARVEQIHEAFGREDYWLARLAGDGNATLESLRVDGDGTVAVRLTQRIIGLTGLMAKVVPGELQLSYSETWTPGGDGTVRGAVDVSAAGGLGSSLADNLLTPVGTGSQLRAVVKVKVKVPLLGGQLEKTIGSSLAGSIPSVLAFTTDWIAQHC, from the coding sequence ATGGCGCACTCCTTGGACGTGGTGGCCGACTCCGTTGCCCGCGTCGAGCAGATCCACGAGGCGTTCGGCCGCGAGGATTACTGGCTGGCCAGGCTGGCCGGTGACGGCAACGCGACATTGGAGTCGCTGCGCGTCGACGGCGACGGCACCGTCGCGGTTCGGTTGACCCAACGCATCATCGGCCTCACCGGGCTGATGGCCAAGGTCGTTCCCGGCGAACTCCAACTCTCATACAGCGAGACTTGGACTCCGGGCGGCGACGGAACGGTGCGCGGAGCGGTAGACGTCTCGGCGGCCGGCGGTCTGGGTTCGAGCCTGGCCGACAATCTGCTGACGCCGGTAGGTACCGGATCGCAGCTGCGGGCCGTGGTGAAGGTCAAGGTCAAGGTGCCGCTGCTCGGCGGACAGCTGGAAAAGACGATCGGCTCGAGTCTGGCCGGCAGCATTCCGTCGGTTCTGGCGTTCACCACCGATTGGATCGCCCAACACTGCTAA
- a CDS encoding acyltransferase family protein → MSPAEGLDSQLPAQSTFRPDIEGLRAVAVLAVVLFHAAVPGLGGGYVGVDIFFVISGFLITGLLWREAQGSGTVRLRNFYGARARRLLPASALVGIVTMVAAALLLPPLLVRSVIGDGIASALYVSNCWFVVRGVDYFATHVPPSPFQHYWSLGVEEQFYLVWPALILGTAWLIRKLRRRNRIEATASQRPYLVVLTVVAVLSFAMSFVATYVSPATAFFSLPTRAWQLALGGMIALTAGRWRQLSPRAAAVVGWSGLAMILVACTVLTESTLYPGSAALLPTVGSALVIGAGCALPAGGCGQLLGLAPMRAIGRISYSWYLWHWPVLVLAPALVGHPLSLPARLAAAALSGVLAVLTLRYLENPLRFATKIRTSAWRSLGLGAVATATAVVAGLGLLAVTPTPVGRGAPATALNFTEMRVPPGSGAAAYDTAVRQAFAQVQAAVAGSANLRSVPSNLIPALADAPAERSALAFGGCMRSPFESGHPECASVDVDSPTTVALVGDSHAAMWNPAFEKIAGQRRWRLELLSKGACPMVDVPIGNPLRQLADGLQHCREWRNQILARLRAERPALVVLSMWRGYGADESWTGYTAFDPVWLDRLTRVVRELRDNGSRVLVLGPVPDPHFVVPICLSGYLDDVAACTPARATAVHPAGIAAETAATEAGGGQYADLTDLFCTSDHCPVIVGNTLVYLDENHVTLEYSRALAPVIATLADRSLAVG, encoded by the coding sequence GTGAGCCCCGCCGAGGGGTTGGATAGCCAGCTCCCGGCACAGTCGACATTCCGCCCGGACATCGAGGGACTGCGCGCGGTCGCGGTGCTGGCCGTAGTGCTGTTCCATGCCGCGGTGCCCGGGTTGGGTGGCGGCTACGTCGGTGTCGACATCTTCTTCGTCATCTCCGGCTTCCTGATCACCGGCCTGCTGTGGCGCGAAGCCCAGGGCTCGGGAACGGTTCGGCTGCGCAACTTCTACGGCGCCCGGGCGCGGCGGCTGTTGCCGGCCTCGGCGCTGGTCGGCATCGTCACCATGGTCGCGGCCGCCCTGTTGCTACCGCCGCTGTTGGTGCGCAGCGTGATCGGTGACGGTATCGCCAGCGCGCTCTATGTGAGTAACTGCTGGTTCGTGGTGCGCGGGGTGGACTACTTCGCGACACACGTGCCGCCGTCGCCGTTCCAGCACTACTGGTCACTCGGTGTCGAGGAGCAGTTCTACCTGGTGTGGCCGGCGCTCATCCTCGGCACCGCCTGGCTGATCCGGAAACTGCGGCGGCGCAACAGGATTGAAGCAACCGCATCGCAGCGCCCGTATCTCGTGGTGCTGACGGTGGTCGCGGTGCTGTCGTTCGCGATGTCATTCGTGGCCACCTACGTCTCCCCGGCCACCGCGTTCTTCTCGCTGCCCACCCGGGCCTGGCAGCTCGCGCTGGGCGGGATGATCGCCCTGACGGCGGGCCGCTGGCGCCAGCTGTCGCCGCGGGCCGCGGCAGTGGTGGGCTGGTCCGGGTTGGCGATGATCCTGGTGGCATGCACCGTGCTCACCGAGTCGACGCTGTATCCGGGAAGCGCCGCCCTGTTGCCCACGGTGGGCTCGGCGCTGGTGATCGGCGCCGGGTGCGCGCTGCCGGCCGGCGGCTGCGGCCAGTTGCTGGGGTTGGCCCCGATGCGCGCGATCGGCCGGATCTCCTACTCCTGGTACCTGTGGCACTGGCCGGTTCTCGTGCTCGCGCCGGCGTTGGTCGGCCACCCGCTGAGCCTGCCCGCCCGTCTGGCGGCCGCCGCGTTGTCGGGAGTGCTTGCCGTACTGACGTTGCGGTATCTGGAGAATCCGCTGCGGTTCGCCACGAAGATCCGGACGTCGGCCTGGCGCAGCCTGGGCCTGGGGGCGGTGGCCACCGCGACCGCGGTAGTTGCGGGCTTAGGGCTACTGGCGGTCACCCCCACCCCGGTCGGGCGCGGGGCGCCCGCCACCGCACTGAACTTCACCGAGATGCGGGTGCCGCCGGGTTCGGGTGCCGCGGCCTACGACACTGCGGTGCGCCAGGCGTTCGCCCAGGTGCAGGCGGCGGTGGCCGGGTCGGCCAACCTCCGTTCCGTTCCGTCGAACCTCATTCCCGCCCTCGCCGACGCACCTGCCGAGCGATCGGCCTTGGCGTTCGGCGGCTGCATGCGTTCCCCGTTCGAAAGCGGCCACCCCGAATGCGCCAGTGTCGACGTCGATTCGCCCACCACCGTGGCCCTGGTTGGCGACTCCCACGCGGCGATGTGGAATCCGGCGTTCGAGAAGATCGCCGGCCAGCGGAGGTGGCGGCTGGAACTGCTGAGCAAGGGCGCCTGCCCGATGGTGGACGTGCCGATCGGCAATCCGTTGCGGCAGCTCGCCGACGGGCTCCAGCATTGCCGGGAGTGGCGCAACCAGATCCTGGCGCGGCTGCGCGCCGAGCGGCCGGCATTGGTCGTCCTGAGTATGTGGCGGGGGTATGGCGCAGACGAATCATGGACGGGCTACACCGCTTTCGATCCGGTCTGGCTGGACCGCCTGACCCGGGTGGTGCGCGAACTGCGCGACAACGGCTCCCGGGTGCTGGTCCTCGGCCCCGTCCCTGACCCGCACTTCGTGGTGCCGATCTGCCTGTCCGGGTATCTCGACGACGTCGCGGCCTGCACTCCTGCCCGGGCGACGGCGGTGCACCCCGCGGGGATCGCGGCCGAGACCGCTGCCACCGAGGCGGGCGGTGGACAGTACGCCGACCTCACCGATCTGTTCTGCACGTCGGATCACTGTCCGGTGATCGTCGGCAACACCCTGGTGTATCTCGACGAGAACCACGTGACACTGGAGTACTCCCGCGCACTGGCACCCGTGATCGCGACCCTGGCCGATCGCTCCCTGGCGGTGGGGTGA
- a CDS encoding class I SAM-dependent methyltransferase: MNFNDRLTMLVDALPGVNRIKAVQRALDGRTNPVYLEIGVSKGLAFRQISADEKIAVDPAFRLSDETRAQADARGRATHYFEVTSDDFFATQGDFLAQRPIDVALIDGMHTYEQVVRDVENTLRFLRDDGVIFLHDCNPPFELAGRRAESWDDFIAGQSGPLVIGLWNGDVWKAIVHLRSTRPDLLVGVLKCDQGVGFVRKGAPESTLPYSVEQIEGLTYADLKADRKRLLNLKSPRYLDEFLSAGAGSARN, from the coding sequence GTGAACTTCAACGACAGGCTCACCATGTTGGTGGATGCCCTGCCCGGCGTGAACCGGATCAAAGCGGTGCAGCGCGCGCTCGACGGGCGGACCAACCCCGTCTATCTGGAGATCGGGGTCTCGAAGGGCCTGGCGTTCCGGCAGATCAGTGCCGACGAGAAGATCGCCGTCGACCCGGCGTTCCGGCTGTCCGACGAGACCCGCGCGCAGGCGGACGCCCGCGGGCGTGCCACCCATTATTTCGAAGTGACCAGCGACGACTTCTTCGCCACCCAGGGCGATTTCCTGGCCCAGCGGCCCATCGACGTGGCGCTGATCGACGGTATGCACACCTATGAACAGGTGGTGCGCGACGTCGAGAACACGCTGCGGTTCCTGCGCGACGATGGCGTGATCTTCCTGCACGATTGCAATCCGCCGTTCGAACTGGCGGGCCGGCGTGCGGAGTCGTGGGACGACTTCATCGCCGGGCAGTCCGGGCCCCTGGTCATCGGTCTGTGGAACGGTGACGTGTGGAAGGCGATCGTCCATCTGCGCAGCACCCGGCCCGATCTGCTGGTCGGTGTGCTCAAGTGCGATCAGGGGGTGGGCTTCGTGCGCAAGGGGGCACCGGAATCCACCCTGCCGTACTCGGTCGAACAGATCGAGGGCCTGACCTACGCCGATCTCAAGGCCGACCGCAAGCGGTTACTCAACCTGAAGTCGCCGCGCTACCTCGACGAGTTCCTCAGCGCGGGCGCCGGTTCTGCCCGAAACTGA
- a CDS encoding MbtH family protein produces MSINPFDDDGGSFFVLVNDEEQHSLWPVFADLPAGWRVVFGEADRAACLEYIETNWTDIRPRALRERLAGAQADGR; encoded by the coding sequence GTGAGCATCAATCCGTTCGACGACGACGGTGGCAGCTTCTTCGTCTTGGTCAACGACGAGGAACAGCACAGCTTGTGGCCGGTTTTTGCCGATCTGCCCGCGGGCTGGCGAGTGGTGTTCGGCGAAGCGGACCGGGCCGCGTGCCTGGAGTACATCGAGACGAACTGGACCGACATTCGGCCCAGGGCTTTACGAGAGAGGTTAGCCGGGGCGCAGGCCGACGGTCGCTGA
- a CDS encoding glycosyltransferase encodes MKFVLATWGSRGDVEPSLAVGRELVRRGHEVIMAVPPDLVDFTAAAGPTAVAFGPPSRAILDAHRDFWTCFFSTPWKIRTMAAARAAIAGPLLQGWQEMSSTLMSLADGADLIFSGINFEDAAANVAEHYDIPLATLHYFPLRPNAEVLPFLPPRLGRAVVEAFWWVSWRGTKRVEDTQRRELGLPKAAGSAPRRITEHGSLEIQAYDAACFPGLADEWSAVEAQRPFVGTLTLELATDTDDEVASWIAAGSPPIFFGFGSIPVESPADTIAMISAACSRLGERALIGAAGTDFGSVAVPDHVKVVGVLNYATVFPACRAVVHHGGSSTTPIVMRAGVPQLILYWDMVHAIYGAAVKRLKVGTARRFSTATEESLVADLRAILAPDCVARARELATHITEPATSASMAADALQDFARSHSVRLTD; translated from the coding sequence ATGAAATTCGTGCTGGCGACGTGGGGGAGTCGCGGTGATGTCGAGCCCAGCCTCGCCGTCGGCAGGGAACTGGTGCGCCGCGGCCATGAGGTGATCATGGCGGTGCCACCCGATCTGGTGGATTTCACCGCGGCGGCGGGTCCGACCGCAGTGGCGTTCGGGCCCCCATCGCGGGCCATCCTCGATGCCCACCGGGATTTCTGGACCTGCTTCTTCAGTACCCCGTGGAAGATCCGCACGATGGCCGCGGCGCGCGCCGCGATCGCCGGGCCGTTGCTGCAGGGCTGGCAGGAGATGAGCTCGACATTGATGTCGCTGGCCGACGGCGCGGATCTGATCTTCTCCGGCATCAACTTCGAAGACGCCGCCGCCAATGTCGCCGAGCACTACGACATCCCACTGGCCACACTGCACTACTTCCCGTTGCGGCCCAACGCCGAGGTGTTGCCGTTCCTGCCGCCGAGGCTGGGTCGGGCGGTGGTCGAGGCGTTCTGGTGGGTGTCGTGGCGCGGCACCAAGAGGGTCGAAGACACCCAGCGCCGTGAGCTCGGGCTGCCCAAGGCCGCCGGGTCGGCGCCGCGGCGGATCACCGAACACGGCTCGCTGGAAATTCAGGCTTACGACGCAGCCTGCTTCCCCGGCTTGGCCGACGAGTGGTCGGCAGTCGAGGCCCAGCGACCGTTCGTCGGCACCCTGACCCTGGAATTGGCCACCGACACCGACGACGAGGTGGCGTCCTGGATCGCCGCCGGCAGCCCGCCGATCTTCTTCGGCTTCGGCAGCATCCCCGTCGAATCACCGGCCGACACCATCGCGATGATCTCGGCGGCCTGTTCGCGGCTGGGGGAGCGGGCCCTGATCGGGGCGGCCGGCACCGACTTCGGCAGCGTCGCGGTCCCCGACCACGTCAAGGTGGTCGGCGTGCTGAACTACGCGACGGTGTTCCCGGCCTGCCGTGCCGTGGTGCACCACGGCGGGTCGAGCACCACCCCCATCGTCATGCGTGCCGGGGTACCCCAGCTGATCCTGTACTGGGACATGGTGCATGCCATCTACGGCGCCGCCGTGAAACGGTTGAAGGTCGGCACCGCCCGGCGATTCTCCACCGCCACCGAGGAGTCGCTGGTCGCCGACCTGCGGGCGATCCTCGCCCCGGACTGCGTGGCCAGGGCGCGCGAGCTGGCCACCCACATCACCGAACCCGCGACGAGTGCGTCGATGGCGGCCGATGCGCTACAGGATTTCGCTCGTTCCCACAGTGTTCGTTTAACGGACTAA